AACTGTACCAGGTGTTGAAAGCGTTTAAGGAAAAGGACCCGAACGGCAACGGGAAAAACGACGAAATTCCGTTTACGACGCGAAACAAGCTGAAGGGGCTGCTGCCCTTCGTCGAACCTTTCGGCGTATCGTTCGAGGAGGATTTTTACGTCGAGAACGGCCAAGTCAAATACACGTACACGAATCCGAAATTGAAGGAAGCGCTGGCGTTCGTCGCGAAGCTGTACCGCGAAGGCTTGATCGACAAGGAATACATCACGAATGACCAGAAGGTTTGGGAATCTCGTTTCACGAACCAGGTGTCCGGTTTCACGTTCGATTCGTTCCCGCGCATCGAATATTTGGAAAAGCTGGTCGCCAAAGCCGAGCCGAAGGTCGAGATGATCGGCATTACCCCGCTGAAAGGCCCGTCCGGCGATGCTTATACGAAAAGCCAGCAGACGCTGATCAAAAACGGCTTCGCCATCAGCTCGAAGTCGAAATACAAAGCGGAGCTGGCGAAAATGCACGATTGGTTTTACAGCGAGGAAGGCCAGCTGGCGATGAACTTCGGCAAGCTCGGCGAGACCTATACGATGGAAAACGGCAAACCGAAATATACGGACCTGGTCATGAAGGACCCGAACAAATCGCCGCTGATCAAAATGTTTGAGCTCGGTCACCGCGAATTCGCCTACCAGTGGGACATTCGCTACGAAAACGCGATGGTCACGCCGAAAATCGAAAAAATCCGCGATTCGATCACGCCGTTTATCAAGGATAAATACCCGGTCGCCCTCTCCTTCAAGCAGCAGGAGCGAGACGTGCTGAACTCGAAATTCGCGGAGATTACGACCTACAAAGATGAGATGGTGAACAAATTCATCATGGGAGCAGAATCTCTCGACAAATTCGACGATTACGTCAAAAACATCGAGAAAATCGGGCTGGACAACGTGCTGAAAATTCAGCAGGCCGCATATGAGAGGTATACGAAGCGGTAAGATTGGTTGACGCCCGAACTATATCATGCTATATTTTTCGTAATTTCCAATCGAGTTAGTGTGAAATTATCATTCATCCGGATCGCTTACCAGACCTCTGGCAGCTCTTGAAAACTCTCTTTTCCAAAGAGAGTTTTTAAGAGCTTTTGTTTTTTTTGGGGCTTCATTCCGGATAGAATCAAACAAACTCAGAAATGGACAACTCAGACAATGAAGGAGAAGGTATTGGTCATGATGAAAGCCGTCGTTATGAAGGATGTTGGAGGGCCGGAGCTTCTGGAAATTCGAGAGGATATCCCGAAGCCGGTGCCGGAACCGGGCGAAGTTTTAATTAAAATTACGGCAGCCGGCATTTGTTACCACGATTTGCTGGACAGATCGGGCAAACTGCACGGGCCGAAGGCCGGAAGCATTCTGGGCCATGAAGTGGCCGGAGAAGTCGTACAGCTGGGAACGCAGGTCAACGGACTTCATGTCGGTCAGCAGGTGGTGCTGTTCCACCGGATGTTTTGCAACCGATGCACATATTGCCTTAGGGGACGTCAGGATCTTTGCCGAAACGGAGGGATTCTGGGATCGGGCCGTCCCGGCGGGTATGCCGAGTATATATGTGTTCCGAGCCATAATGCCATTCCCGTCCCGGCGGGGCTCCCTCCCGAAGCTGCGGCGCTCGCCGTTTGCCCGATTGGAACGAGCGTCAGAGCCGTCGTGACCGTAGCGGACGTACGCCCTGGGGATACGGTGCTTGTCACGGGAGCGAGCGGAGGGCTCGGCCTTCATCAAATCCAGGTGGCGAAAAGCAGAGGGGCCAAAGTGATCGCTGTTACATCGTCGGCTTCAAAGGAGAGCGCCATTCGATCGGTTGGAGCCGATGAGGTCGTTGTCAGCCCCGATCTGAAGTTCTCCGCAGATGTGTGGAGACTTACGGAAAAACAAGGCGTCCAGGCTGTGCTGGAAAACGTCGTCAGCGCTACCTTCGGCGAGTCGCTTCGGTGCCTGGCGCCAAACGGGATTGCCGTTGTACTGGGCAACACGGAGATGACAAAAGTCGAGATCGATCCGGGTCTTATCATCGGCCGGCGGTTAAGAATCGAAGGATCGGGCAATCCGACGCTGTCGGATGTTCAGCGATCCCTTCATTTGCTTGCCGGCGGTCAGGTCAAGCCGGTCATCGATTCCATTGTGCCGTTTACCCGTGCGGCAGATGCCCACTCAAGCTTGGAGCGGCGCGGCATTTCCGGCCGCATCGTGATGAAGGGCTGGTGAGAACGATGAGCTTATCGCATCTGTTTGAACGGTTTGCCGGACAGGCTCCGAACAAGCCTGCACTGATAGACGATGATGGCATCACCTGGACAAGAGTGCAATTGGTCGGCAGAATCAATCGGGTCGGACATGCACTCTACGGTTTGGGTCTGCAGACCGGCGACCGCGTAGCCCTGCTGCACGAGGACAGCCGGCATTATTTGGAGGCGGACTACGGCATCATGGCGGGCGGATTCGTCCGGGTTCCGATCGACCCGCGCCTTGGCAGAGAACAAATCGTCGCCCAGCTCAAGGATGCCGGAGCAAGAGGCATTATCGTGAGTTCGCGGCATATGGAAGCGGCGGCGGCGTTAAGACGCGAATTTTCGGAACTTATCGTTCTGTCAACCGGCGGCAAAGGCGAGGGATTTTTGGATTACGAGGAAGTTCTCAAGCTTGCCAGTCCCGCCCCGCCGAATCCTTCCGCTTATGACGCTCTGGCCAGTCTGAATTACACGGGCGGTACGACCGGCCAACCGAAAGCGGTGATGCTGACCCATGCCAATTTTCGTCATATTATTGTAAATGCGCTGCTGGGCAGGCCGGTTTCCCGGGACGATGTGTTCCTTAATGTTCGGCCGCTTTGGCCTATTGCGTCAATTAGCGTATTATTCCATCTGCTGGGCGGCGCGCTTATCGTTTTGGGCGGCCGATTCGAGGCGGAGACCTTCGGCCGAAAGGTCCTGCAGCATCGGGCGAGCGCAACCTCGCTTGTGCCTACGCAGCTTGTACGGCTTTTGGACGGGGGCGTAAAACCGTCGGAACTGGCTTCGCTGCATACGATCGATATTGGCGCAGGCGCTGTTCCGCCCGATGTATTCCGCTCCTCCCTCGAGCTGATCGGCCCGAAAATCGGCGTATTGTACGGGCTGACGGAAGCGTCGTGGACCTGCTATTTGTCCCCGGAAGAGTTCGCCGTGAACAACGAGCGCTCCTCCAGGCTGATCCGCAGCGCAGGACGCGAAATGATGGGGTACCGCGTGACGGTCCGGGATGAGGAGGGGCGGTCGCTGCCCCCTCACGAAACCGGTGAAATTGTCATTGAAGGCGGCAACGTTATGCAGGGGTACTGGAATCGGCCTGAGCTGACCGAAGCGGTACTGCGCAACGGGCTGTTCTACACCGGCGATTTGGGGCAGCTCGACGAAGAAGGTTATCTTTATGTCGTGGGCAGAAAAAAAGAAGTGATCCGCAGCGGCGGCAGTACGGTATTGCCCCTGGAGGTGGAGCACGTGCTGCTGAAGCATCCTGCCGTTCTTGAGGCGGCTGTAGTAGGGGTTCCCGACCGGGAGTGGGGGGAAAGCGTGAAAGCTTTCGTCGTGCTGCGTCCGGGTCATCGTCCGAGCTATGGGGAGCTTGCCGACCATTGCCGTTTGCACTTGGCCGGCTTTATGAAGCCTAAAACGATCGAAGCGGTGGACGAGCTTCCGAAATCCCATTACGGCAAAGTATTAAAGCATCTGCTGGTTGGCGAAAATTCCACGATTACAGGTGAAATTTTACATTGAATCATAACTGGAGCGAGGAGATTGCACGTTGGAACATGAACGCTTATGGGACGACCGGCTTCGGGAATTCAAGACGAAGTACGATGAGGTCCCTTATTGGAAGCACCTGGGCGTCAAAGTAGAATCGATATCATCGAATGAGACGGTCGTGTCGCTGGATGTCGACCCGGCAATCCATACGAATTATCATGCAACCGTGCACGGCGGCGTCTACGCCTCGATACTTGATAATGTAATGGGATTATCCATTAAACCGTTCGATACCGATCCGGTCGTTACCACCCAAATGTCGGTCCATTTCCTGTCGGCGGCCAGCGAGGGAACGATCCGGGCGTACGGCAAGGTGATTCACCGAACCGGACGCACATTTACGACGCAGGCCGAAGTAAGGCATGAGGACGGAACGTTATTGGCTTATGCGACGGCGAGCTTTTTGAAAATAAAACCTAAGAAGGAATAAGAGCGGCAATACGGCCGCCTGTCGGAACATTCCGACAGGCGGCCGCTTGTTTTGGCGGTCAATACTTGCCTAGCTCCTTTTGGGCGTGTTCAAGGAAGGAGGTATTGATCACTTTACTGAGATCGACATCCGTTTTGATCAAGCCCTCGGATTTATACCAATCGTAATCCGACTGAAGGGAAGCTTTGTTGATATTCCCCGAAGGGTCGATTCCCGCCGGAACCATCTGCTTATATAGCGCCGTTTCTTTGACTGTCGTATATTTGGTTAATATATTTACGATCTCGTCAAACCCTTTTTGCTTGAAAAAGGCATCGTTGTAATCGCGTACCCCCTTCAAATAAGCGGTCATGAAACGATCGGCCGCATCCGGGGACTCTTTGGCGAACTTGGACGAATAAAACAATACGCCTGTTTGCGCTTCGGGTATGACATCGTTCACACCTTTCCATTTCACGGCCAGATTGCTTTGAACGAAGCGTGAAACGAACGGCTCCGGAATGAAGCCGACGTCGATAGCCCCGCTGCCGAAGGCGGTGCCCATGTTCGGGAAAGTCATCTCGACGACCTCGACATCCTTAAAAGTAAGATTGCCTTTCTTGAGCGCGACGGAAAGCTGGGCGGCGTTGGAACCGGTTTTCGACACGACGGCGATTTTTTTGCTGCGTAAATCCTCGAAGCTTTTCAGCTTGCCGGAATCGACCAAATCCTTGCGGGCCATCATCACGACGTAATCGCTGCTGCTTCCTACGCGACCTTTGTCGGCAACGACCTGAATGTCAAAGCCGCGGCCAAGCGCATTGTAAAATCCGGCGCTGATCCCGCCCCCGCCTACATCAAGCTGTCCTGCCGTAAGAGGGGCGATCATGTCGGCCCCGGTTTCAAAGGCGACGTCTTCCACGTCCAGATTTTGCTGTTTAAAATAACCTTTCTCGATCGCGATATAAATCGGAGCGTCCGATATCGATTTTAAGTGGCCGACCTTAAGCTTGACCGTTTTGGCGGGTTCGCTTTTGGCCGTCCCGGCTGCAGCGGGCTGTACGCCTGTCGGCGGGTTTTCGCTCTTAGCGGCCGGCGCCGTTCCGCCTCCGGCACCGCAAGCGGAGACGATCAGCAGGCTTGCCAGCAACAAGGCTGCGAAATGATGTTTACCGAACGTTGTTTTTCTCATGGTTGTCATGCTCCTTTTGATGATTGGTCTGTTGTTTAAACATCCGTGCACGATCCGCAAACCCGGCGGAAGCTTCGATTCTGGAGCGGGCTGCGTCGATCTCGGCCGTTTGCGCCAATACGGCGCCATTGACGGCCGCCCGGATCAAGCGGGTCGTCTCGCGTACTCCCGGGACCGGGAGAGCCGCGATTTGAGCGGCCAGCCCGTTCGCTTCCTCCAATACGTCGCCGGCCGCGATTCGATTAATCAACCCGATGCGCAATGCTTCGGAGGCGGGAATCGTATGGCCGGCAAGCATTAATTCCGCGGCAATGCCGGAAGGTATGAGCAGCGGCAGACGGATGGCGCTGATGCCGGAGATCATGCCGTGCTTCACCTCCGGGAAGCCGAGAATCGTATTTTCCGCGGCAATGCGGATGTCGCAGTGGATGGCGAGCGTCAGCCCCATCCCGATGCAGTAGCCATGCAGGGCGGCAATCACTGGTTTGTCCAGCGGCGTGACCAGACCGGGCAACGACCGCTGAAGATGATCGGTGGAAACCGTCTTTCCCGTTGCCGACATCTCTTTCAAATCGGACCCGGCGCAGAAAGCCCGGTTCCCGGCTCCCGACAGCACGATGACCCGAACCTCGGGGTCTGCCGCCGCCTCGGCCCAGATTTCGCCGAGCCTGAGCTTGGCTTCGG
The window above is part of the Paenibacillus hamazuiensis genome. Proteins encoded here:
- a CDS encoding alcohol dehydrogenase catalytic domain-containing protein gives rise to the protein MMKAVVMKDVGGPELLEIREDIPKPVPEPGEVLIKITAAGICYHDLLDRSGKLHGPKAGSILGHEVAGEVVQLGTQVNGLHVGQQVVLFHRMFCNRCTYCLRGRQDLCRNGGILGSGRPGGYAEYICVPSHNAIPVPAGLPPEAAALAVCPIGTSVRAVVTVADVRPGDTVLVTGASGGLGLHQIQVAKSRGAKVIAVTSSASKESAIRSVGADEVVVSPDLKFSADVWRLTEKQGVQAVLENVVSATFGESLRCLAPNGIAVVLGNTEMTKVEIDPGLIIGRRLRIEGSGNPTLSDVQRSLHLLAGGQVKPVIDSIVPFTRAADAHSSLERRGISGRIVMKGW
- a CDS encoding ABC transporter substrate-binding protein; amino-acid sequence: MRKTTFGKHHFAALLLASLLIVSACGAGGGTAPAAKSENPPTGVQPAAAGTAKSEPAKTVKLKVGHLKSISDAPIYIAIEKGYFKQQNLDVEDVAFETGADMIAPLTAGQLDVGGGGISAGFYNALGRGFDIQVVADKGRVGSSSDYVVMMARKDLVDSGKLKSFEDLRSKKIAVVSKTGSNAAQLSVALKKGNLTFKDVEVVEMTFPNMGTAFGSGAIDVGFIPEPFVSRFVQSNLAVKWKGVNDVIPEAQTGVLFYSSKFAKESPDAADRFMTAYLKGVRDYNDAFFKQKGFDEIVNILTKYTTVKETALYKQMVPAGIDPSGNINKASLQSDYDWYKSEGLIKTDVDLSKVINTSFLEHAQKELGKY
- a CDS encoding PaaI family thioesterase — protein: MEHERLWDDRLREFKTKYDEVPYWKHLGVKVESISSNETVVSLDVDPAIHTNYHATVHGGVYASILDNVMGLSIKPFDTDPVVTTQMSVHFLSAASEGTIRAYGKVIHRTGRTFTTQAEVRHEDGTLLAYATASFLKIKPKKE
- a CDS encoding class I adenylate-forming enzyme family protein; the protein is MSLSHLFERFAGQAPNKPALIDDDGITWTRVQLVGRINRVGHALYGLGLQTGDRVALLHEDSRHYLEADYGIMAGGFVRVPIDPRLGREQIVAQLKDAGARGIIVSSRHMEAAAALRREFSELIVLSTGGKGEGFLDYEEVLKLASPAPPNPSAYDALASLNYTGGTTGQPKAVMLTHANFRHIIVNALLGRPVSRDDVFLNVRPLWPIASISVLFHLLGGALIVLGGRFEAETFGRKVLQHRASATSLVPTQLVRLLDGGVKPSELASLHTIDIGAGAVPPDVFRSSLELIGPKIGVLYGLTEASWTCYLSPEEFAVNNERSSRLIRSAGREMMGYRVTVRDEEGRSLPPHETGEIVIEGGNVMQGYWNRPELTEAVLRNGLFYTGDLGQLDEEGYLYVVGRKKEVIRSGGSTVLPLEVEHVLLKHPAVLEAAVVGVPDREWGESVKAFVVLRPGHRPSYGELADHCRLHLAGFMKPKTIEAVDELPKSHYGKVLKHLLVGENSTITGEILH
- a CDS encoding extracellular solute-binding protein gives rise to the protein MKNSKWIKGMTGAMALTLTLAGCQTGGGDPKASGTPDAQKGQSGQAAATGQASGGGKVVDKKIEVNVYMRPRTESVESNDLLWMKPIVEKTNVYFKWLKAPNDDKDYIEKFNLTLAGGDLPDLMEATPDLLNKGGENGAFEPLNKLIDQYMPNFKKILEKNPQILKDIKSDDGNIYFFPQISAVKTINLQIVRQDWLDKVGMKAPTTTDELYQVLKAFKEKDPNGNGKNDEIPFTTRNKLKGLLPFVEPFGVSFEEDFYVENGQVKYTYTNPKLKEALAFVAKLYREGLIDKEYITNDQKVWESRFTNQVSGFTFDSFPRIEYLEKLVAKAEPKVEMIGITPLKGPSGDAYTKSQQTLIKNGFAISSKSKYKAELAKMHDWFYSEEGQLAMNFGKLGETYTMENGKPKYTDLVMKDPNKSPLIKMFELGHREFAYQWDIRYENAMVTPKIEKIRDSITPFIKDKYPVALSFKQQERDVLNSKFAEITTYKDEMVNKFIMGAESLDKFDDYVKNIEKIGLDNVLKIQQAAYERYTKR
- a CDS encoding enoyl-CoA hydratase/isomerase family protein is translated as MSQKVVYDKRKDGVASVILNRPDSLNALDAEAKLRLGEIWAEAAADPEVRVIVLSGAGNRAFCAGSDLKEMSATGKTVSTDHLQRSLPGLVTPLDKPVIAALHGYCIGMGLTLAIHCDIRIAAENTILGFPEVKHGMISGISAIRLPLLIPSGIAAELMLAGHTIPASEALRIGLINRIAAGDVLEEANGLAAQIAALPVPGVRETTRLIRAAVNGAVLAQTAEIDAARSRIEASAGFADRARMFKQQTNHQKEHDNHEKNNVR